A part of Plasmodium sp. gorilla clade G2 genome assembly, chromosome: 8 genomic DNA contains:
- a CDS encoding GPI-anchored micronemal antigen has protein sequence MKYNTSLFVALIIGLCQSISALIRNSNTPQAFLIPELNNNENSEFNNNEENCDIQKIAEEMMENLLNEKDMYTNIMVALQNRLSDDYLCSEPKYENICIHEKDKISLSFPCSNPKYEKLIHKFTFKKLCNSKAAFNNTLLKSFIEEDEEQNTFSLMLKQFKTLLTCVDDELKSIYKESIDLLIDLRTSITELTQKLWSGKMVNVLKKREFLIAGILCELRNGNKSPLISKSLEFENLGILKINNEELLNEAYNAFSDYYYFFPYFIQSLLQKGGMIERLIKIHENLTKYRTKDMVNKINAQSKGEVLNNEEILNKLNNYKHYSKHGISSFIQSKEIKIVNQNVSTDNTNKSHQQDNNGKNNNQQVNNNNNNNQQVNNNNNNNNNNNQQVNNNNNNNQQVNNNNNNQQVNNNNNNNQQANNNNQQANNNNQQANNNNQQTNKNDIHAQNNNHTSAEHKNNILFNPLYSINPEKPKDIVRLLKDLIKNLHIVKFENNEPTTKIDEEGIRKLLENTFFDLNDDILIVRLLLKPQTVILTVIQSFMLMTPSPSRDAKAYCKKALINDQLVPTNDTNILSEENELVNNFSTKYVLIYEKMKLQELKEMEESKLKMKYSKNNLSALEVRNPQNNKDKNDPSNKNNNTNNNTNSSNNNNNNSSSTPLIAVVTDLSGEKTEDIINNNVDIATLSVGIQNTFEGPNAKAASFINHISYATLLFFSFILINLLN, from the coding sequence atgaaatataatacatcTTTGTTCGTTGCACTTATAATAGGCTTATGCCAATCAATAAGTGCCCTTATAAGAAATTCGAATACTCCTCAGGCCTTTTTAATACCTGAattgaataataatgaaaatagtgaatttaataataatgaagaaaattgtGATATACAGAAAATAGCCGAAGAAATGATGGAGAATTTATTGAATGAAAAAGATATGTATACTAATATAATGGTAGCATTACAAAATAGATTAAGTGATGATTATTTATGCTCAGAAccaaaatatgaaaatatatgtatacatgaaaaagataaaatatctTTATCTTTTCCTTGTTCAAATcctaaatatgaaaaattaatacataaatttacatttaaaaaattatgtaattCTAAAGCAGcttttaataatacattaCTAAAATCTTTTAttgaagaagatgaagaacAAAATACATTTAGTCTTATGCTAAAACAATTTAAAACTTTATTAACATGTGTGGATGATGaattaaaaagtatatataaagaatctATTGATTTATTAATCGATTTAAGAACATCTATTACTGAATTAACACAAAAATTATGGTCAGGTAAAATGgttaatgttttaaaaaaaagagaattcCTAATAGCTGGTATTTTATGTGAATTAAGAAATGGTAATAAATCACCACTAATTAGTAAAAGTTTAGAATTTGAAAATCTAGGAatcttaaaaattaataatgaagaattattaaatgaagcTTATAACGCTTTTTcagattattattattttttcccaTATTTTATTCAAAGCTTATTACAAAAAGGTGGAATGATTGAAAGGTTAATTAAAATCCATGAAAATTTAACTAAATATAGAACTAAAGATATggtaaataaaattaatgcaCAATCAAAGGGAGAagtattaaataatgaagagATACTTAATAAactaaataattataagcATTATTCAAAACATggtatatcatcatttatcCAATCgaaggaaataaaaatagtaaaCCAAAATGTGAGCACAGACAACACAAATAAGAGTCACCAACAAGATAATAAtggtaaaaataataatcaacaagtaaataataataataataataatcaacaggtaaataataataataataataataataataataatcaacaagtaaataataataataataataatcaacaggtaaataataataataataatcaacaggtaaataataataataataataatcaacaggcaaataataacaatcaACAGGcaaataataacaatcaACAGGcaaataataacaatcaACAGACAAATAAAAACGATATACATGCACAAAATAACAACCACACAAGTGCAGAacacaaaaataatattttattcaatCCTTTATACTCCATCAATCCAGAAAAACCAAAAGATATTGTTAGATTATTAAAAGatttgataaaaaatttacatattgttaaatttgaaaataatgaaccTACCACAAAAATAGATGAAGAAGGAATTAGAAAACTTTTAGAAAATACTTTTTTCGatttaaatgatgatattCTTATAGTAcgtttattattaaaaccaCAAACAGTAATACTAACAGTCATACAATCCTTTATGTTAATGACTCCTTCGCCATCAAGAGACGCAAAAGCTTATTGTAAGAAGGCATTAATTAATGATCAACTAGTACCAACAAATGATACTAATATTTTGTcagaagaaaatgaattagTTAATAATTTCTCTACCAAATATGTTTTgatttatgaaaaaatgaaattacaagaattaaaagaaatggAAGAAAGTAAactaaaaatgaaatattcaaaaaacaATTTGTCAGCTTTAGAAGTTAGAAAtccacaaaataataaagataaaaatgatccatccaataaaaataataacacaaataataacacaaatagtagtaataataataataataatagtagtagtacACCACTAATTGCTGTAGTTACTGATTTATCTGGTGAAAAAACAGAagacataataaataataatgtagacATAGCAACATTATCAGTTGGAATACAAAATACTTTTGAAGGACCAAATGCAAAGGCTGCAAGTTTTATTAATCACATTTCATATGCAACATTACTTTTTTTCtcctttattttaattaactTGTTAAATTAA